One genomic region from Pseudomonas hormoni encodes:
- a CDS encoding YhdP family protein translates to MERLTRILAALTRWGLGLCALALVLMALYVSLGRELTPLVAEYRAEVEAKAGAALGMPLHIGELEGNWHGFAPILLAHDVMVGEGANTLRLDQVRAVPDLWASLLAREVRIAHLELNGLKISLKEGEDGHWALEGLPVQQDQPLDPEQLLNRMQMVQQLSVLDSQVTLQPLDHPPLTLTYVGLNLKTGVSRQRLDARLTLPDGQPVAMSLRTRIRASQWKDGEADAYVSLPQSDWSKWLPERLTRQWNFSEIKAGGELWINWNKGALQSAAIRLNAPQLKGAYAERKPIQINNLALNSYFQRSAEGFLVTVDSLSMNFGETRWESRLQLKQSLATDKTEELWHLQADRLDLTPLTPLLNALGPLPEGVATAVERLKVTGGLRNVLVDFRPNATDDSKVSFAANLDQVGFDAYHGAPAARNVSGSISGDLGHGELRMDSKDFVLHLDPIFAKPWQYIQANARLTWKLDKEGFTLIAPYLKVLGEEGKIAGDFLIRLHFDHEQEDYMDLRVGLVDGDGKYTAKYLPEVLSPALDEWLRTAILKGAVDQGFFQYQGSLNHGAADTARSISLFFKVHDAELAFQPGWPHVSKVSGDVFIEDSGVRILASKGQLLDTQVSDIYVNIPHAPAGQSPHLLLDGAFAGGLGDGLKILQEAPIGTATTFAGWEGEGDLKGKVKLDIPLAKGEQPNILVDFKTAKARLKLAEPVLELTQLKGDFRFDSTKGLSGQNISARAFDKPVTAQIFAEGSPGDIKTRVTASGQVEVKKLTDWLSVTQPLPVSGLIPYQLQLTLDGPDSQLMVNSNLQGVAVDLPAPFGMAADVGRDTMFRMTLQGQERRYWVKYGDLASFTFAAPPGNFADGRGELFLGGGDAVLPGAKGLRVRGVLSELDVGPWKDLVDKYAGQDPGGSAKQLLSSADFKVDKLSGIGTTLDQASVQLNRKPTTWALQLDSQQVKGTAAIPDAKAAPIAINLQYVRLPAPDPTVLADENSPDPLATVDPTKIPALDITINQLFQGQDLVGGWSLKVRPTAKGIALNTLDLGLKGILLQGSGGWEGAPGASTSWFKGRVSGKNLADVLKGWGFAPSVTSEEFHMDVDGRWPGSPAWLATKRFSGTLDASLNKGQFVEVEGGAQALRVFGLLNFNSIGRRLRLDFSDLFGKGLSYDRVKGLLVATNGVYVTREPIVLTGPSSNLELNGTLDLVGDQVDAKLLVTLPVTNNLPIAALIVGAPAIGGALFLIDKLIGDRVARFASVKYTVKGPWKEPKITFDKPF, encoded by the coding sequence ATGGAGCGTCTGACACGCATTTTGGCCGCACTGACCCGCTGGGGTCTGGGCCTGTGCGCGTTGGCTTTGGTGCTGATGGCGCTTTACGTCAGTCTCGGCCGCGAACTGACGCCGCTGGTGGCCGAGTATCGGGCCGAAGTCGAAGCCAAGGCCGGCGCAGCCCTGGGCATGCCGCTGCACATCGGTGAACTGGAAGGTAACTGGCACGGCTTCGCGCCGATTCTGCTGGCCCACGATGTGATGGTCGGCGAGGGTGCCAACACCCTGCGCCTGGATCAGGTACGTGCGGTGCCGGATCTGTGGGCCAGTCTGCTGGCTCGTGAGGTGCGCATCGCCCACCTTGAACTCAACGGTTTGAAGATCAGCCTCAAGGAAGGCGAGGACGGTCATTGGGCGCTGGAAGGCTTGCCGGTGCAGCAGGATCAGCCGCTGGACCCGGAACAGTTGCTCAATCGCATGCAGATGGTTCAGCAGTTGTCGGTGCTCGACAGTCAGGTGACCTTGCAACCGCTGGATCACCCGCCGCTGACCTTGACCTACGTTGGCTTGAACCTGAAAACCGGCGTCTCCCGTCAGCGACTTGACGCGCGGCTGACCCTGCCCGACGGTCAGCCGGTGGCCATGAGCCTGCGCACACGCATTCGCGCCAGCCAATGGAAGGATGGCGAAGCGGATGCTTACGTGAGCCTGCCGCAAAGCGACTGGTCGAAATGGCTGCCCGAACGCCTGACCCGGCAATGGAATTTTTCCGAGATCAAGGCCGGTGGCGAGCTGTGGATCAACTGGAACAAAGGCGCGCTGCAAAGCGCCGCGATCCGCTTGAACGCGCCGCAGCTCAAGGGCGCCTACGCCGAGCGCAAGCCGATCCAGATCAACAACCTGGCGCTCAACAGCTATTTCCAGCGCAGTGCCGAAGGCTTTCTGGTGACGGTGGACTCGCTGTCCATGAATTTCGGCGAGACCCGCTGGGAATCGCGCCTGCAACTCAAACAAAGCCTGGCCACCGACAAGACCGAAGAACTCTGGCATCTGCAAGCCGACCGCCTCGACCTCACCCCGCTCACGCCGCTGCTGAATGCGCTGGGGCCATTGCCCGAAGGCGTCGCCACCGCCGTGGAGCGGCTCAAGGTGACGGGTGGTTTGCGCAACGTGCTGGTCGACTTCCGGCCCAACGCCACCGACGATAGCAAGGTCAGCTTCGCCGCCAACCTCGACCAGGTCGGCTTTGATGCCTATCACGGCGCCCCTGCAGCGCGAAATGTCAGCGGCAGCATCAGCGGTGACCTCGGCCACGGCGAACTGCGAATGGACAGCAAGGATTTTGTCCTGCACCTTGACCCGATTTTCGCCAAGCCATGGCAATACATTCAGGCCAATGCCCGGCTGACCTGGAAGCTTGATAAAGAAGGCTTCACCCTGATCGCGCCGTACCTGAAGGTGCTGGGAGAGGAGGGCAAGATTGCCGGCGACTTCCTGATCCGCCTGCATTTCGACCACGAGCAGGAAGATTACATGGACCTGCGGGTCGGCCTGGTGGACGGCGACGGCAAGTACACCGCCAAGTACCTGCCGGAAGTACTCAGCCCGGCGCTGGACGAATGGCTGCGTACGGCCATTCTCAAAGGCGCGGTGGACCAGGGTTTCTTCCAGTACCAGGGTTCGCTGAATCATGGCGCCGCCGACACTGCTCGCAGCATCAGCCTGTTCTTCAAGGTTCACGATGCCGAGCTGGCGTTCCAGCCGGGTTGGCCACATGTCAGCAAGGTCAGTGGCGATGTGTTCATCGAGGACAGTGGCGTGCGTATTCTGGCCAGTAAAGGTCAGTTGCTCGACACACAAGTCAGCGACATTTACGTCAATATTCCCCACGCGCCCGCCGGGCAAAGCCCTCACCTGTTGCTCGATGGCGCTTTCGCTGGCGGGTTGGGCGATGGCCTGAAAATTCTCCAGGAAGCGCCGATCGGCACCGCCACGACCTTCGCCGGATGGGAGGGCGAGGGCGATCTGAAGGGCAAGGTGAAACTGGATATTCCACTGGCCAAAGGCGAACAGCCGAATATCCTCGTCGACTTCAAGACCGCCAAGGCGCGCCTGAAACTGGCCGAGCCAGTCCTTGAGCTGACCCAGCTGAAGGGCGATTTCCGCTTCGACAGCACCAAGGGTTTAAGCGGCCAGAACATCAGCGCTCGCGCCTTTGACAAACCGGTCACTGCGCAGATTTTCGCCGAGGGCAGCCCGGGCGACATCAAGACCCGTGTCACTGCCTCGGGTCAGGTCGAGGTGAAGAAGCTCACCGACTGGTTGAGCGTTACCCAGCCGTTGCCGGTATCCGGCCTGATTCCTTATCAGTTGCAACTCACCCTGGATGGCCCGGACAGCCAGTTGATGGTCAATTCGAACCTCCAAGGTGTGGCGGTGGATTTGCCGGCGCCGTTCGGCATGGCGGCCGATGTGGGGCGCGACACGATGTTCCGCATGACCCTGCAAGGCCAGGAGCGGCGTTACTGGGTCAAGTATGGCGATCTGGCGAGTTTCACGTTTGCAGCACCGCCCGGCAATTTCGCCGACGGTCGCGGCGAATTGTTCCTCGGTGGCGGCGATGCGGTGTTGCCCGGCGCCAAAGGGCTGCGGGTGCGCGGTGTGTTGTCGGAGCTGGATGTCGGCCCGTGGAAAGACCTGGTGGACAAGTATGCCGGCCAGGATCCGGGTGGCAGCGCCAAGCAACTGCTCAGCAGCGCGGACTTCAAGGTCGACAAGCTCAGCGGCATCGGGACCACCCTGGATCAGGCGTCGGTGCAGTTGAACCGCAAACCGACGACGTGGGCGTTGCAGCTCGACAGCCAGCAGGTCAAGGGCACCGCCGCTATCCCAGACGCGAAAGCCGCACCGATCGCGATCAATCTGCAATACGTGCGTCTGCCGGCGCCGGACCCGACGGTCCTGGCCGATGAAAACTCGCCGGATCCGCTGGCCACCGTGGATCCGACAAAAATCCCGGCGCTGGATATCACCATCAATCAGCTGTTCCAGGGGCAGGATCTGGTGGGGGGCTGGTCGCTGAAAGTGCGTCCGACCGCCAAAGGCATCGCGCTCAATACGCTGGACCTGGGCCTCAAGGGCATTCTGTTGCAGGGCAGCGGTGGCTGGGAAGGTGCGCCCGGTGCATCCACCAGTTGGTTCAAGGGCCGGGTCAGCGGCAAGAACCTCGCGGATGTGCTGAAAGGCTGGGGCTTTGCGCCCAGTGTCACCAGTGAGGAATTTCACATGGATGTCGACGGTCGCTGGCCCGGTTCACCGGCGTGGCTGGCCACCAAGCGTTTCTCCGGCACCCTCGATGCGTCGCTGAACAAAGGCCAGTTCGTTGAAGTCGAGGGCGGCGCCCAGGCGTTGCGGGTATTTGGCCTGCTCAACTTCAACTCCATCGGCCGGCGCCTGCGTCTGGACTTCTCCGACCTGTTCGGCAAGGGCCTGAGTTATGACCGGGTCAAAGGCCTGCTGGTTGCGACCAACGGGGTTTACGTGACCCGCGAACCGATCGTGCTGACCGGCCCTTCGAGCAATCTGGAACTTAATGGCACGCTGGATCTGGTAGGCGATCAGGTCGATGCGAAACTGCTGGTGACCTTGCCGGTGACCAACAACCTGCCGATTGCGGCGCTGATCGTCGGCGCACCTGCCATTGGCGGCGCGTTGTTCCTGATCGACAAGCTGATCGGTGACCGTGTGGCGCGTTTCGCCAGCGTGAAGTACACCGTCAAAGGCCCATGGAAAGAGCCGAAAATCACCTTCGACAAACCTTTTTGA
- a CDS encoding carbon-nitrogen hydrolase family protein, producing MSLAVIQMVSQSDVLANLAQARRLLEQAAAGGAKLAVLPENFAAMGRRDIADIGRAEALGEGPILPWLKQTARDLKLWIVAGTLPLPPVDQPTAKVHACSLLVNDQGETVARYDKLHLFDVDVADNRGRYRESDDYAYGSGVVVADTPVGRVGLTVCYDLRFPELYSELRAAGAELITAPSAFTAVTGAAHWDVLIRARAIETQCYVLAAAQGGTHPGPRETFGHAAIIDPWGRVLAQQDQGEAVLLAERDSSEQASIRARMPVSSHRRFFSQGARRPASER from the coding sequence ATGTCTTTAGCGGTGATTCAAATGGTCAGCCAGAGCGATGTGCTGGCCAATCTGGCCCAGGCCCGTCGGCTCCTCGAGCAAGCGGCCGCCGGTGGCGCGAAGCTGGCTGTGCTGCCGGAAAATTTCGCCGCCATGGGCCGCCGTGATATCGCTGACATCGGCCGCGCCGAGGCCTTGGGTGAAGGTCCGATCCTGCCCTGGTTGAAACAGACCGCCCGCGACCTCAAGTTATGGATAGTGGCCGGCACGTTGCCGTTGCCGCCGGTGGATCAACCGACGGCGAAAGTGCATGCCTGCTCGTTGCTGGTTAATGATCAGGGCGAGACGGTGGCGCGCTACGACAAGCTGCATTTGTTCGACGTGGACGTGGCGGACAACCGTGGGCGTTACCGTGAATCCGATGACTATGCTTATGGCAGTGGCGTGGTGGTCGCCGACACCCCCGTCGGTCGGGTCGGCCTGACGGTGTGTTATGACCTGCGATTCCCGGAGCTGTACAGCGAATTGCGCGCTGCCGGTGCGGAGTTGATTACCGCGCCATCAGCCTTCACCGCCGTAACCGGCGCGGCACATTGGGATGTGCTGATTCGAGCGCGGGCCATCGAGACTCAGTGTTATGTGCTCGCGGCTGCTCAGGGTGGAACGCATCCGGGGCCGCGAGAGACCTTCGGCCATGCCGCGATCATCGACCCCTGGGGACGAGTGCTCGCGCAACAGGATCAAGGCGAGGCCGTGCTGCTGGCCGAACGCGATAGCAGCGAACAGGCGTCCATCAGGGCGCGGATGCCGGTGTCCAGTCACCGGCGCTTTTTCTCGCAGGGCGCCAGGCGACCTGCCTCAGAACGATGA